AAAATGAAACTAGATGGGGAGTAGGCTACAGGCGTTCTCTAGCGGATTATAATTAAACTATACACTGCGCATGGATAATTATACACTTTACTTTTCCGGGACTTTAACAAAGCACTGCCCCTCTCCAACATATTTTCGTTTCCCTCCCCAATTAAAGATTTCTCTTTTGGATCTATTACGCACGAGATACGCAGCCATACCTCCGAATCCTGTGACAGTAGTGATAACTGCAGCTCCCCAACGGGCGCGTTAGTGTCTTCACCGACTCTTTTGGATCCTATTCCCTATCCGGATACTCAAGATGTTGACGGCGCACACCAGCCACTTGCTCCACCACCCGGAATACCTGCAGCCTTTGCAATCTGCACCAGTGAGCATTGAGGTATGGTGAATATGTTTCTATTGTCCTGGTAAATTGCCACATTGAATGTCGTTGTTGTTTGGCTTATAGATGATAAGACTCACGGTTTATTCTCAACACCTTGGTGCGTTTTTTTGCGCAAAGCATGTTCCTCGACTTTTAGCCGATAATgcgtatttttggggggggatgtgCACATTAGGGACTTTTGAAAAGTAATTCCCTGAGCATCTTTTCTCATATACTATATCCCCTGGGACGCAGTTTTTTCGAATGACCGTTTCTACTATTTTGCTTCAACTTTGTAGACAATAGGCTTACATCTATCTATTCGATAAAACTAGCCATAACTTACAGCAAGACCTCAATActgccaaatacattgaaacaattactgctaaCAGAAATGTAAgtactttctgtctgtctgtctgtctgtctgtctgtctttatttcTACAACTGTAATTGTGAAAAATGCTTAAACTTAACTTAAAGTCTTGGTTTATTTCTCCAGCTGGATGCCAAGAAGAGCCCCCTGGCCCTGCTGGCTCAGACTTGCTCCCAGATCGGCAAGCCTGACCCTCCCACCTCCAAGCCAAGCTCTATCTCTAATGGCAATGGTGACCATGATGgacactcctcttcctcctccagtcACAAACCCTCACAGGAGGACAAGTCCAGCTTCAAGCCCTATAACAAAGTAGGGGGAGACAGTCGGAGGGACAGGGTCAGTAGCTCTAATAACAGTTCTGACAAGACCGGCTTCAGGGTACCTAGTAATGGGAATGGAGTAGCTAACAGTAACTTATCAGGTTCTTGTCCATCCTTTCCGCCACACGCCATCTCTCCCAACTCCAGGGTGGGTGGTGGCACGCCTCCTCAGCACACACAGCAGtcgtcacagacacacagacagagccagTCGCCTCACGGACTACATGTTTCCCACTCTCAGACTCTGAATGGAGAACACAAACAGGAACAGAGCAGTCCACACAGGAACAGCAACAGTAGCAGTGGTGGCCATCTTAAGAAGGAGTCAGATGTGAATAAGGTCACTTTGGACAGTCCCCAGATGGCTAACTCCAGCCATGCCAGAGCCAGCACCAACTCCAGCACAGGCAGCTCTGAGGGAAGCCCCAGCCACGAGTTGGGCAAGATGGACTCCCAACCCCCACCACTCAGCCTGGGTCCTGGACACATCACTCCCATCTCCCCCTACAAGACTGGCCACTCTGTCTTCCCCCTGTCCTCCTCTGGTATGGGCTACCATGGCTCTGTAGTGGGGGCCTATGCTGGATACCCCTCCCAGTTTGTCCCAGGGTTGGACCCTACCAAGTCTGGtctgggaggagggggggtgaggGTACCAGGGAAGCACCATAGCTCCAGCCCCCTCACTggtacctctcccctctccttcatgCAGGGCTTTTGCAGGGATCCGTACTGCCTCAGCTACCCTAACTCACCCCACCTGGGGGGAAGCAATCCCTGCGTCCatgacccctcctcctccatcaaatCAGGCTATCCAGGCTTGGTCtacccctcccaccccctccactccctccacccCAGCACTATGTCTTCCAGCATCACMCCCACCYTGTCYCACCCCCTCTACACCTACGGYTTCATGCTCTCCAATGACCCCATSCCTCATGCCTGTAACTGGGTR
This portion of the Salvelinus sp. IW2-2015 linkage group LG4q.1:29, ASM291031v2, whole genome shotgun sequence genome encodes:
- the LOC111961771 gene encoding zinc finger protein 703 — its product is MLTAHTSHLLHHPEYLQPLQSAPVSIELDAKKSPLALLAQTCSQIGKPDPPTSKPSSISNGNGDHDGHSSSSSSHKPSQEDKSSFKPYNKVGGDSRRDRVSSSNNSSDKTGFRVPSNGNGVANSNLSGSCPSFPPHAISPNSRVGGGTPPQHTQQSSQTHRQSQSPHGLHVSHSQTLNGEHKQEQSSPHRNSNSSSGGHLKKESDVNKVTLDSPQMANSSHARASTNSSTGSSEGSPSHELGKMDSQPPPLSLGPGHITPISPYKTGHSVFPLSSSGMGYHGSVVGAYAGYPSQFVPGLDPTKSGLGGGGVRVPGKHHSSSPLTGTSPLSFMQGFCRDPYCLSYPNSPHLGGSNPCVHDPSSSIKSGYPGLVYPSHPLHSLHPSTMSSSITPTLSHPLYTYGFMLSNDPXPHACNWVSAXGPCDKRFSTSDELLAHLRTHTSLPGGMDSKLXSAYPSVSSSSVASCQLHLPHQSQASLQNSFSLRAPHTLGLARYHPYGKVHLPPGPTSIPLHSLQAGSPYYPHYALYSQRLGSASALGYQ